Proteins encoded by one window of Brevibacterium atlanticum:
- a CDS encoding pyridoxal phosphate-dependent decarboxylase family protein, which translates to MHDVVDSLGRRFHATETATSANDRSQLQAAVDAVDLDTPGIGNAEALREVDALYADNAVWFHHPSYVAHLNCPVAVPAVAAEAMLAAINTSVDTYDQSEVATLMERRLIDWTCGHLGFDDGDGIFTSGGTQSNLQALFLARENVMAGLHANADSTTRTDAARPELLSRLRILATDQAHFSVSRAAFLLGLDADAVVTVPTDVSGRMDAEALNATLLAIEANDQIPMAVVATAGTTDLGVIDPLEPIAEACEAANVWLHVDAAYGGGLLWAPRRSHLLDGISRATSVTIDFHKTFFQPVSSSALLIRDSRLFAPTIHHHDYLNPEAEAQSHEAEPNQVDKSLQTTRRFDALKLWTTLRARGANEIGAMIDTVCDLASEVRKLLDGQADFEVLGASDLSTVLFRFTPATAGAAACDELVPMIRRVLFRSGRAAVARTTIDGRPWLKLTLLNPDTSIDDITAVLDLVRATGHGILAGRHITTEGGAA; encoded by the coding sequence ATGCACGACGTCGTCGACTCGCTCGGCCGACGCTTCCACGCCACCGAAACGGCCACCTCGGCGAATGACCGCAGCCAGCTCCAGGCCGCCGTCGACGCCGTCGACCTCGACACCCCCGGCATCGGCAACGCCGAGGCCCTGCGCGAAGTCGACGCCCTCTACGCCGACAACGCGGTGTGGTTCCACCACCCCAGCTACGTCGCCCACCTCAACTGCCCCGTGGCCGTCCCCGCCGTCGCCGCCGAGGCGATGCTCGCAGCCATCAACACCTCGGTCGACACCTACGACCAGTCCGAGGTCGCCACGCTCATGGAGCGCCGCCTCATCGACTGGACGTGCGGACACCTCGGATTCGACGACGGCGACGGCATCTTCACCTCCGGCGGCACCCAGTCGAACCTGCAGGCGCTCTTCCTCGCCCGCGAGAACGTCATGGCCGGGCTTCACGCGAACGCTGACTCCACGACCCGCACGGACGCCGCCCGCCCCGAACTCCTGTCCCGGCTGCGGATCCTCGCCACCGACCAGGCCCACTTCTCCGTCTCCCGCGCAGCCTTCCTCCTCGGCCTCGATGCCGATGCGGTCGTCACCGTCCCGACCGACGTCAGCGGTCGGATGGACGCCGAAGCGCTCAACGCCACCCTGCTGGCGATCGAAGCCAACGACCAGATCCCCATGGCCGTCGTCGCCACCGCCGGAACCACCGACCTCGGCGTCATCGACCCGCTCGAGCCCATCGCCGAGGCATGCGAAGCGGCGAACGTGTGGCTGCACGTCGATGCCGCCTATGGGGGAGGCCTGCTCTGGGCCCCTCGCCGTAGCCACCTGCTCGACGGAATCAGCCGGGCCACCTCGGTGACCATCGACTTCCACAAGACGTTCTTCCAGCCGGTGTCGTCATCAGCCCTGCTGATCAGGGACTCGCGCCTGTTCGCGCCGACCATCCACCACCACGACTACCTCAACCCGGAAGCCGAGGCGCAGTCTCATGAGGCCGAACCCAACCAGGTCGACAAGTCCCTGCAGACCACCCGCCGCTTCGACGCTCTCAAGCTCTGGACGACGCTGCGCGCCCGCGGGGCGAACGAGATCGGAGCGATGATCGACACCGTCTGCGACCTCGCATCCGAGGTCCGGAAGCTGCTCGACGGTCAGGCCGACTTCGAGGTCCTCGGAGCCTCGGACCTCTCCACCGTGCTCTTCCGCTTCACTCCGGCAACTGCCGGTGCCGCGGCATGCGACGAACTCGTGCCGATGATCCGCCGGGTCCTCTTCCGCTCCGGCCGCGCGGCCGTCGCCCGCACCACCATCGACGGCAGACCGTGGCTCAAACTCACCCTGCTCAATCCTGACACCAGCATCGACGACATCACCGCGGTGCTCGACCTCGTCCGCGCCACCGGCCACGGAATCCTCGCCGGCCGGCACATCACCACCGAAGGAGGCGCAGCATGA
- a CDS encoding lysine N(6)-hydroxylase/L-ornithine N(5)-oxygenase family protein — MSAQSTDVHDLLGVGIGPFGLGLAALSEPLNDVDAVFLDQRPEFRWHPGMMIEGSTIQVPFLADLVTMADPTSPYSFLNFLKERRRLYPFYIRESFYPLRAEFDEYCRWVAAQLESLRWNRRVVSVTREDGIFTAIAEVTDDSAAVVTTETYRARHLVLGVGTQPVLPPALQGLSVAGVEDRAAGSGSGTGQSAGAGPLIHTADYLDNREALLDSGAVTIVGSGQSAAEIYRDLIEDAEDRGVRVDWVTRSPRFFPMEYTKLTLEMTSPEYTDHFRALPDALREQVGREQRTLYKGISGDLVDDIHDTLYRLSGGGRTLLTNLVSEAELETAEVDPISGEYLLGFRNTALNETFTRRSGSVVAATGYKSRVPDFLAPLSDEVRLDSRGRLDVSRHYTINDERTIHVLGGEEHTHGVTAPDLGFGPWRASVVLAEVTGREPYPIENRIAFQTFGVPADESDAVPAAFALDDSKEMSHA, encoded by the coding sequence ATGAGCGCACAGTCCACAGACGTCCACGACCTCCTCGGCGTCGGCATCGGTCCCTTCGGACTCGGCCTGGCCGCACTCTCTGAGCCGCTCAATGATGTCGACGCGGTCTTCCTCGACCAGCGGCCCGAATTCCGCTGGCATCCGGGCATGATGATCGAGGGCTCGACCATCCAGGTGCCGTTCCTCGCCGACCTCGTCACCATGGCCGACCCGACCTCGCCGTACTCGTTCCTCAACTTCCTCAAGGAGCGCCGGCGCCTCTACCCCTTCTACATCCGCGAGTCGTTCTACCCCCTGCGCGCCGAATTCGACGAATACTGCCGGTGGGTCGCCGCACAGCTGGAATCGCTGAGGTGGAACCGTCGCGTCGTATCCGTGACCAGGGAAGACGGCATCTTCACCGCCATCGCCGAGGTGACCGACGACTCCGCTGCGGTCGTGACGACCGAAACCTACCGCGCCCGGCACCTCGTGCTCGGCGTGGGCACACAGCCGGTGCTGCCGCCCGCCCTGCAGGGGCTGTCGGTGGCTGGGGTCGAGGATCGTGCGGCGGGCTCGGGCAGCGGTACGGGCCAGTCGGCCGGTGCCGGGCCGCTCATCCACACCGCCGACTACCTCGACAACCGCGAAGCGCTGCTCGATTCCGGCGCGGTGACGATCGTCGGCAGCGGCCAGTCCGCCGCCGAGATCTACCGCGACCTCATCGAGGATGCCGAAGACCGCGGAGTGCGGGTGGACTGGGTGACACGCTCGCCGAGGTTCTTCCCGATGGAGTACACGAAGCTCACCCTCGAGATGACCTCCCCGGAGTACACCGATCACTTCCGCGCCCTGCCCGATGCGCTGCGCGAACAGGTCGGCCGCGAGCAGCGCACCCTGTACAAGGGGATCTCCGGCGACCTCGTCGACGACATCCACGACACCCTCTACCGGCTCAGCGGCGGCGGGCGGACACTGCTGACGAACCTCGTCTCCGAAGCCGAACTCGAGACCGCCGAAGTCGACCCGATCAGCGGCGAATACCTGCTCGGGTTCCGCAACACCGCCCTGAATGAGACCTTCACCCGCAGGTCCGGCTCGGTCGTCGCGGCCACCGGCTACAAGTCACGGGTGCCGGACTTCCTGGCCCCGCTCAGCGACGAGGTGCGCCTCGACTCGCGCGGCCGACTCGACGTCAGCCGCCACTACACGATCAACGACGAGCGCACGATCCACGTCCTGGGCGGCGAAGAGCACACCCATGGCGTCACCGCACCCGACCTCGGCTTCGGTCCGTGGCGGGCCTCGGTGGTGCTCGCCGAGGTGACCGGCCGGGAACCGTACCCGATCGAGAACCGCATCGCCTTCCAGACCTTCGGCGTGCCGGCCGACGAATCCGACGCCGTGCCCGCAGCCTTCGCACTCGACGACTCCAAGGAGATGTCACACGCATGA